The following are encoded in a window of Massilia sp. R2A-15 genomic DNA:
- the glxR gene encoding 2-hydroxy-3-oxopropionate reductase has translation MTTKVGFIGLGIMGAPMAANLQAGGCKLYLHDQKNPPATLIDGGATVCTSGAEVAKRADIIIVMVPDTPHVEAVLFDADGVAAGLSTGKIVVDMSSISPMATKEFAKRINKLGCDYLDAPVSGGEVGARAASLTIMVGGGEEAFGRVKPLFEMMGKNITLVGGNGDGQTTKVANQIIVALNIQAVSEALLFASKAGADPAKVRQALMGGFASSRILEVHGERMVKRTFAPGFRIELHQKDLNLALQGAKSLGVSLPNTATVQELMNSCAAHGGSALDHSSLCQAIERMSNHQIAKG, from the coding sequence ATGACGACCAAAGTAGGCTTCATCGGGCTGGGCATCATGGGTGCGCCAATGGCGGCCAACCTGCAGGCGGGTGGCTGCAAGCTGTACCTGCACGACCAGAAGAACCCGCCCGCCACGCTGATCGACGGCGGCGCCACCGTCTGCACCTCGGGCGCGGAAGTGGCCAAGCGGGCCGACATCATCATCGTGATGGTGCCCGACACGCCGCACGTCGAAGCGGTGCTGTTCGATGCCGACGGCGTTGCGGCCGGCCTCTCGACCGGCAAGATCGTCGTCGACATGAGTTCGATCTCGCCGATGGCGACCAAGGAGTTCGCCAAGCGCATCAACAAGCTCGGATGCGACTACCTCGATGCCCCGGTGTCCGGCGGCGAGGTTGGCGCGCGCGCCGCATCGCTGACGATCATGGTTGGCGGAGGGGAAGAAGCGTTCGGCCGCGTCAAGCCGCTGTTCGAGATGATGGGCAAGAACATCACGCTGGTAGGCGGCAACGGCGACGGCCAGACCACCAAGGTGGCCAACCAGATCATCGTCGCGCTGAACATCCAGGCGGTGTCCGAGGCGCTGCTGTTCGCGTCGAAGGCCGGCGCCGATCCGGCCAAGGTGCGCCAGGCGCTGATGGGCGGATTCGCCTCGTCGCGCATCCTCGAAGTGCACGGCGAACGAATGGTCAAGCGCACATTCGCGCCGGGCTTCCGCATCGAGCTGCACCAGAAGGACCTGAACCTGGCGCTGCAGGGCGCCAAGTCACTCGGCGTGTCGCTGCCCAACACCGCCACGGTGCAGGAGCTGATGAACTCCTGCGCGGCGCA